The following proteins are encoded in a genomic region of Acetobacter oryzoeni:
- the map gene encoding type I methionyl aminopeptidase has protein sequence MAGRGGIILHTEEDFKMLRAAGRLAASTLDMITPYVKPGVTTGELDRIIHDYTLAHDAVPGPLNYRGYPKSCCISVNHVVCHGIPGDRVLQEGDIVNIDVTPKLNGWFGDSSRMYTVGKVSIKAAKLITATYESMMRGIEAVRPGATLGDIGYAIQSYAEKHRYSIVEDFCGHGIGQTFHTEPNILHYGRPGEGMKLKAGMVFTIEPMLNIGKADVKILEDGWTAVTRDRSLSAQFEHMLAVTEKGYEIFTLSPAGYTCPPYPVKG, from the coding sequence ATGGCCGGCAGAGGCGGAATTATTCTGCATACTGAAGAAGATTTTAAAATGTTGCGTGCTGCCGGCCGTCTGGCAGCTTCTACGCTGGATATGATTACCCCTTACGTCAAACCCGGTGTTACCACAGGGGAACTTGATCGTATTATTCATGACTACACGCTGGCGCATGATGCCGTGCCCGGCCCGCTGAATTATCGCGGTTACCCCAAATCCTGCTGCATTTCCGTTAACCATGTTGTGTGCCACGGCATTCCCGGTGATCGCGTTCTGCAGGAAGGGGATATCGTGAATATTGACGTTACCCCCAAGCTGAACGGTTGGTTTGGTGATAGCAGCCGTATGTACACGGTGGGCAAAGTATCCATCAAAGCGGCCAAGCTGATTACAGCAACCTATGAAAGCATGATGCGCGGGATTGAGGCCGTACGCCCTGGCGCCACGCTGGGTGATATTGGCTACGCTATCCAGAGCTATGCAGAAAAACACCGCTATTCCATTGTAGAAGACTTCTGCGGTCACGGCATTGGCCAGACCTTTCATACCGAACCCAACATTCTGCACTATGGCCGCCCCGGCGAAGGCATGAAGCTAAAGGCAGGCATGGTGTTTACCATTGAACCCATGCTGAACATTGGCAAAGCAGATGTAAAAATTCTGGAAGATGGGTGGACGGCAGTAACGCGTGACCGCTCCCTTTCCGCCCAGTTTGAGCACATGCTGGCCGTAACCGAAAAAGGTTATGAAATTTTCACGCTTTCTCCTGCTGGCTACACCTGCCCACCCTACCCTGTAAAAGGATAA
- a CDS encoding D-alanyl-D-alanine carboxypeptidase family protein has protein sequence MRHATTAENNMLPKLKRKKTPSLRKWVGLLAGLAIGTTVTYGKAQAQYAGQLSSIVVDARTGAVLSQDDPDLRRYPASLTKLMTLYMTFNALRAGAISLDQAVPVSIHASTMEPSKLGLVPGSHLTVEQAILALVTKSANDAACALGELIGGGSEPQFAAMMTQQAHYLGMSNTTFRNASGLPDPDQMTTARDLATLGRRLISDFPEYYHYFSTPYFSFHRRIIPNHNPMLKVYAGADGMKTGYTQEAGRNLVTSAIRDNVRLVGVVMGASSNNQRSLVMANQLDRGFDAEGVAPVARPLMLARAQIGTRTARNHHALIMAASAHRRVVEVASAPAARRGRHVMAMPVSGGHHVRLIGAKVRPATATSSRSATKHHATHNHT, from the coding sequence ATGCGGCACGCAACAACGGCAGAAAATAATATGCTGCCCAAGCTGAAACGTAAAAAAACACCCTCTTTGCGCAAATGGGTTGGCCTGTTGGCAGGCTTGGCTATTGGCACCACAGTTACTTATGGCAAAGCGCAGGCCCAGTATGCAGGGCAGTTAAGCTCCATTGTGGTGGATGCACGCACCGGTGCTGTTCTTTCGCAAGATGATCCAGACCTCCGCCGCTACCCGGCCAGCCTGACAAAGCTGATGACCCTGTATATGACATTCAACGCCCTGCGCGCTGGTGCCATCTCGCTAGATCAAGCTGTACCTGTTTCCATCCATGCCTCTACTATGGAACCTTCCAAACTCGGATTGGTTCCCGGTTCACATCTTACTGTTGAACAGGCAATTCTGGCTCTTGTTACCAAATCCGCCAACGATGCTGCCTGCGCATTGGGTGAATTGATTGGTGGCGGAAGCGAACCCCAGTTTGCCGCAATGATGACGCAGCAGGCCCACTACCTGGGCATGAGCAACACCACCTTCCGCAATGCTTCTGGCCTGCCTGACCCGGACCAGATGACAACAGCACGCGATCTGGCCACCCTAGGCCGCCGTCTGATTTCTGATTTCCCCGAATATTATCACTACTTTTCAACGCCGTATTTCAGCTTCCACCGCCGCATCATTCCCAACCACAACCCCATGCTCAAAGTGTACGCAGGGGCAGATGGCATGAAAACCGGTTACACGCAGGAAGCCGGGCGTAACCTTGTTACCTCCGCCATCCGTGATAACGTGCGCCTTGTGGGCGTGGTTATGGGGGCTTCCAGCAACAACCAGCGTTCTCTGGTTATGGCCAATCAGCTAGACCGTGGGTTTGATGCAGAAGGTGTAGCCCCGGTTGCACGGCCTCTTATGCTAGCCCGTGCCCAGATTGGCACACGCACAGCCCGCAACCATCATGCACTTATCATGGCGGCATCTGCCCACCGCCGTGTGGTAGAAGTGGCCTCCGCCCCTGCAGCACGCCGTGGCCGACACGTTATGGCCATGCCTGTTTCTGGCGGCCACCATGTACGGTTAATTGGTGCCAAGGTGCGGCCAGCAACGGCTACATCTTCCAGAAGCGCAACCAAACACCATGCAACGCATAACCATACCTGA
- the clpS gene encoding ATP-dependent Clp protease adapter ClpS — protein MVLYRDPVLHTGNGPLRRGGGTDSSDDGADIGVVVRAKPKTRKPAMYKVLMLNDDYTPMEFVVYVLERFFQKNREEATDIMLNVHRRGVGVCGVFTYEVAETKVAQVMDLARQNQHPLQCTIEKD, from the coding sequence ATGGTTCTGTATCGCGATCCTGTTTTGCATACGGGTAATGGGCCTTTGCGCCGTGGCGGAGGCACGGATTCTTCGGATGATGGTGCTGATATTGGCGTAGTGGTGCGGGCCAAACCCAAAACCCGCAAGCCGGCCATGTACAAAGTGCTGATGCTGAATGATGATTACACCCCAATGGAATTTGTGGTGTACGTGCTCGAACGCTTTTTTCAGAAGAATCGGGAAGAGGCCACAGACATCATGCTCAATGTGCATCGGCGCGGTGTTGGGGTGTGTGGTGTGTTCACTTATGAAGTAGCCGAAACCAAGGTGGCGCAAGTTATGGACTTGGCGCGGCAAAACCAGCACCCGTTACAGTGTACGATCGAAAAAGACTGA
- the clpA gene encoding ATP-dependent Clp protease ATP-binding subunit ClpA, whose protein sequence is MLSRNLEQTLHRALILAGERHHEYATLEHLLLALVDDADAVTVFRACGVDLDRLRTDLTGFLDKDLAGLASDRPTEPKPTAAFQRVIQRAAIHVQSTGRDEVTGANVLVALFAERESHAVYFLQLQDMTRLDAVNFLSHGIAKAPDRSTRRPVAGTESNAEKGEEPERTESKSQKGNQDALSTYCVNLNDKAIAGKVDPLIGRDTEIERTIQILCRRTKNNPLYVGDPGVGKTAIAEGLARRIVEGNVPEVLLKSTIYSLDMGALLAGTRYRGDFEERLKAVVTELDQDPHAILFIDEIHTVIGAGATSGGAMDASNLLKPALAAGTLRCIGSTTYKEFRQHFEKDRALVRRFQKIDVPEPTIDDAVKILRGLKGSYEKHHKVRYTEEAIRAAVELSAKYIHDRKLPDKAIDVIDEVGASRMLQPEGRRRKTVNLKDVEDIIARIARIPPKSISADDKEVLRSLERDLKGMVFGQDQAIDALSAAIKLARAGLRDAEKPIGNYLFSGPTGVGKTEVARQLATALGIELVRFDMSEYMERHSISRLLGAPPGYVGFDQGGLLTDAIDQHPHAVLLLDEIEKAHPDLYNVLLQVMDNGKLTDHNGKTVDFRNVILIMTTNAGASDMSKEAVGFGRQVREGEDEEAIKRLFTPEFRNRLDAIIPFAHLSPEIVGQVVEKFVLQLEAQLADRNVTIELSSAAKEWLAERGYDRLYGARPLGRVIQESIKKPLAEELLFGKLAKGGAVKIGLKNGELAFDIVESSNSSSSNGEDTHGSEHEEEATG, encoded by the coding sequence ATGTTGTCACGCAATCTCGAACAGACTCTACATCGGGCGCTCATTCTGGCCGGTGAACGGCATCATGAATACGCCACGCTTGAGCATCTGCTTCTTGCCCTGGTTGATGATGCGGACGCCGTTACGGTGTTCCGGGCGTGCGGGGTGGATCTGGACCGCCTGCGCACGGATCTGACAGGTTTTCTGGATAAGGATCTGGCTGGGCTGGCATCTGATCGGCCAACAGAACCAAAACCTACCGCCGCGTTCCAGCGCGTTATTCAGCGGGCGGCTATTCATGTGCAATCTACCGGGCGGGATGAGGTAACAGGTGCAAACGTGCTTGTGGCCCTGTTTGCCGAGCGGGAAAGCCATGCAGTGTATTTCCTGCAGCTGCAGGATATGACGCGTCTGGATGCTGTTAACTTTCTGTCTCACGGTATTGCCAAAGCGCCGGATCGTTCTACTCGCCGCCCGGTGGCGGGTACGGAATCGAACGCAGAAAAGGGTGAAGAACCCGAGCGGACTGAAAGCAAGAGCCAGAAGGGCAATCAGGATGCGCTTTCTACCTATTGCGTTAATCTGAACGATAAGGCGATTGCCGGTAAGGTAGATCCGCTTATCGGGCGTGATACGGAAATTGAGCGCACTATTCAGATTCTGTGCCGCCGCACCAAGAACAACCCGCTGTATGTGGGGGACCCGGGAGTAGGTAAAACCGCCATTGCGGAAGGGCTTGCCCGCCGTATTGTGGAAGGTAACGTGCCAGAAGTGCTGCTGAAATCCACCATCTATTCGCTGGATATGGGCGCATTGCTGGCAGGCACACGCTACCGCGGTGATTTTGAAGAACGCCTGAAAGCTGTGGTGACAGAGCTGGATCAGGACCCGCACGCCATCCTGTTTATTGATGAAATCCACACCGTTATTGGTGCCGGGGCAACATCAGGCGGCGCGATGGATGCCTCCAACCTGCTTAAACCCGCTTTGGCAGCAGGCACTCTGCGTTGCATTGGCTCTACAACGTATAAGGAATTCCGGCAGCACTTTGAAAAAGACCGCGCACTTGTGCGGCGCTTCCAGAAGATTGATGTGCCAGAACCCACAATTGATGATGCGGTGAAGATTCTGCGCGGCCTGAAAGGCAGCTACGAAAAACATCACAAGGTGCGTTACACGGAAGAAGCTATCCGTGCGGCAGTGGAACTGTCTGCCAAGTATATTCATGATCGTAAGCTGCCCGATAAGGCAATTGACGTGATTGATGAGGTAGGCGCTTCCCGCATGCTTCAGCCTGAAGGCCGCCGCCGCAAGACGGTGAACCTGAAGGATGTGGAAGACATTATCGCGCGTATTGCCCGCATTCCGCCCAAAAGCATTTCTGCGGATGACAAGGAAGTGCTGCGCTCTTTGGAACGCGATCTGAAAGGTATGGTGTTCGGGCAGGATCAGGCGATTGATGCCTTGTCTGCTGCCATCAAGCTGGCACGTGCTGGCCTGCGTGATGCAGAAAAGCCGATTGGCAACTACCTGTTCTCTGGCCCCACCGGGGTTGGTAAAACAGAAGTGGCCCGCCAGCTGGCAACAGCGCTGGGGATTGAGCTGGTTCGCTTCGATATGTCCGAATACATGGAGCGGCATTCCATCTCTCGTCTGTTGGGTGCGCCTCCGGGGTATGTCGGGTTCGATCAGGGCGGTTTGCTGACAGATGCCATTGATCAGCATCCACACGCAGTGCTGCTTCTGGATGAAATCGAAAAAGCACATCCAGATCTGTACAACGTGCTGTTGCAGGTGATGGATAACGGAAAGCTGACGGACCATAACGGCAAGACGGTCGATTTCCGCAACGTTATCCTGATCATGACCACCAATGCTGGTGCGTCGGATATGAGCAAGGAAGCTGTGGGCTTTGGCCGTCAGGTGCGAGAAGGTGAGGATGAAGAGGCCATTAAACGCCTGTTCACACCAGAGTTCCGCAACCGTCTGGATGCCATTATTCCGTTTGCACATCTCTCGCCTGAAATTGTGGGGCAGGTGGTTGAAAAGTTTGTGCTGCAGTTGGAAGCACAGCTTGCAGACCGCAACGTAACCATTGAACTGTCTTCCGCAGCCAAGGAATGGCTGGCAGAGCGCGGGTATGACAGGTTGTATGGCGCACGGCCTCTGGGGCGCGTTATTCAGGAATCCATCAAGAAGCCGCTGGCTGAAGAACTGCTGTTTGGCAAGTTGGCAAAGGGTGGAGCCGTGAAAATCGGCCTGAAGAACGGTGAACTGGCGTTTGATATTGTTGAAAGCAGCAATAGCTCTTCCAGCAATGGGGAAGACACTCACGGTAGTGAACATGAGGAAGAAGCAACGGGCTGA
- a CDS encoding DUF3465 domain-containing protein has protein sequence MMSSRFPALMLAGLTGLTASFLSSPAQARWGWKQEAPAASSMPATCNNQDFLNKQQDYENGGAKGDTPVHICGTVRAVSPKARHTRSGWHGYFYVTVAPNISIRIVTNLDEMHTPSWPWVNKGDQVEVVGRYYYDSYRKQGIDWTHRGTGKSWPIPGSVTVNGTKYD, from the coding sequence ATGATGTCTTCACGTTTTCCCGCACTTATGCTGGCAGGCCTTACGGGTTTGACAGCCTCTTTCCTCTCCTCCCCCGCACAAGCCCGATGGGGATGGAAGCAGGAAGCCCCTGCTGCATCCTCCATGCCCGCAACCTGCAATAATCAGGATTTCCTGAACAAACAGCAGGATTATGAAAACGGCGGCGCCAAAGGGGATACACCTGTTCATATCTGCGGTACCGTGCGCGCAGTCAGCCCCAAGGCGCGCCATACCCGCAGTGGGTGGCATGGGTATTTTTACGTAACCGTTGCCCCCAACATTTCCATCCGCATTGTGACCAATCTAGATGAAATGCACACGCCATCATGGCCGTGGGTGAATAAGGGAGACCAGGTGGAAGTGGTGGGCCGTTATTACTACGATTCCTACCGCAAGCAGGGCATTGACTGGACACACCGCGGCACTGGCAAATCCTGGCCAATTCCGGGTTCTGTTACGGTTAATGGCACCAAGTACGACTGA
- a CDS encoding polyphosphate kinase 2 family protein, producing MNTLSRFLDALDSYHVTDGSKFKLSAHNPNDDGNLGLTKADGKLLLRKVKSLLQILQELLYANQTHSLLIILQGMDAAGKDGTIKHVMSGVNPQGVSVTSFKQPGPTELQHGFLWRIHTAAPQAGRIVIFNRSQYEDVLVTRVHPELLQNAHLTGEVNTPEFWKGRFSDIRHLEHYFSRQGTVVLKFFLNISPEEQRKRLLARLDIPEKRWKFSPSDLKEREFWKEYATAYQDAIAETARPYAPWIIVPSNHKWYARLVVIGTIIRALRNLHQVTPKPAPEVEHFLDEYRAHLLAEKGQIPTPQN from the coding sequence ATGAATACTCTTTCGCGCTTTCTGGATGCGCTAGACAGCTATCATGTTACGGATGGCAGCAAGTTTAAACTGAGCGCGCATAATCCGAATGATGACGGCAATCTGGGCCTGACAAAAGCAGATGGAAAACTTCTGCTGCGCAAAGTCAAAAGCCTTTTGCAAATATTGCAGGAACTTCTTTACGCAAACCAAACCCACTCTTTGCTCATCATTTTGCAAGGCATGGATGCTGCGGGCAAAGATGGCACCATCAAGCATGTGATGTCTGGCGTGAACCCTCAGGGTGTGTCCGTAACATCCTTCAAACAACCCGGCCCGACTGAACTGCAACACGGTTTTTTATGGCGGATCCATACTGCGGCACCGCAGGCAGGGCGGATCGTCATTTTTAACCGCAGCCAGTATGAAGATGTGCTTGTAACCCGTGTGCATCCGGAATTGCTCCAGAACGCCCATCTGACGGGAGAGGTGAACACTCCTGAATTCTGGAAAGGCCGCTTTAGCGATATCCGCCACCTGGAACACTATTTCAGCCGCCAAGGTACTGTGGTGCTCAAGTTTTTCCTGAATATCTCGCCCGAAGAACAGCGGAAACGCCTGTTGGCCCGGCTGGATATTCCGGAAAAGCGCTGGAAATTCTCACCTTCCGATTTGAAGGAGCGTGAATTCTGGAAGGAATATGCCACGGCTTATCAGGATGCCATTGCTGAAACAGCACGCCCTTATGCACCGTGGATTATCGTACCTTCCAACCACAAATGGTATGCGCGCCTTGTGGTGATTGGCACCATTATTCGTGCCCTTAGAAACCTGCATCAGGTTACACCCAAGCCCGCGCCAGAGGTTGAACACTTTCTGGATGAATACCGCGCCCATCTTCTGGCTGAAAAAGGCCAGATTCCCACACCACAAAACTGA
- a CDS encoding YqgE/AlgH family protein, translating to MISVHSSISAPSKPEETHSLAGMLLVASPMLAQTPFAQSVIYICAHAPDTGTMGLVVNKRLAVASFDELLAQLDIQPMPPVRRIGLCAGGPVDAGRGLVLHSAEWEGENSLSVSPNVALTGSVDVLKEIAAGKGPQEALLAMGHASWTAGQLEEEILQHDAWLVAPATRDIVFGSDHAAKWRRALASINIDPLRLSGQVGHA from the coding sequence ATGATATCCGTACATTCTTCTATTTCTGCACCTTCCAAACCAGAAGAGACACACTCTCTTGCAGGTATGCTGCTGGTGGCTTCTCCCATGTTGGCGCAAACCCCTTTTGCTCAGAGTGTGATTTATATCTGCGCACATGCGCCAGATACCGGCACCATGGGGCTGGTGGTGAACAAACGTCTGGCTGTGGCCAGCTTTGATGAATTGTTAGCCCAACTTGATATCCAGCCCATGCCTCCTGTCAGGCGCATTGGTTTGTGTGCTGGTGGCCCAGTAGATGCCGGGCGGGGCCTTGTGTTGCATTCTGCTGAATGGGAAGGGGAAAATAGCCTGAGTGTCAGCCCCAATGTTGCCCTGACAGGCAGCGTGGATGTGCTGAAGGAAATTGCTGCAGGCAAAGGCCCGCAAGAAGCCCTGTTGGCTATGGGCCATGCCAGTTGGACAGCCGGGCAGCTTGAAGAGGAAATTCTGCAGCACGATGCCTGGTTGGTGGCACCCGCCACGCGGGATATTGTGTTTGGAAGTGACCATGCAGCCAAGTGGCGGCGTGCCTTGGCTTCTATCAATATTGACCCATTGCGCTTGAGCGGACAGGTGGGGCACGCCTGA
- the rapZ gene encoding RNase adapter RapZ, giving the protein MVTADDTPAPRRILLVSGLSGAGKSSILRILEDLEHEVIDNPPLGMLDDIVARAERPVAIGVDSRTRGFDASAVLEAMARLRMNPHLRVELIYATADESVLLRRYTATRRRHPLAPHGSIKEGIEEEIALTAPLRAAADLVIDTTDMPPPELRQFVESRFSPWTGGAQEGLTVALMSFAYPAGLPREADIVFDARFLRNPHYVPELAPKTGLDSDVAEYVAEDRDYLPFLNQIHAMLQLVLPRFVREGKKYATIAIGCSGGRHRSVTIVEALAKRLSAPDGMGHYEGAGKWPIMVMHRELARQGITSWRWARKPVEPALSDSSRTL; this is encoded by the coding sequence ATGGTTACGGCAGATGATACGCCTGCACCACGCCGCATTCTGCTGGTGTCCGGCCTATCTGGGGCGGGCAAATCCTCCATCCTGCGGATTCTGGAAGATCTGGAACACGAAGTTATCGACAACCCCCCACTTGGGATGTTGGATGATATTGTAGCCCGTGCAGAACGCCCAGTTGCCATTGGGGTAGATTCCCGCACCCGTGGGTTTGATGCTTCCGCCGTGCTGGAAGCCATGGCCCGCCTGCGCATGAACCCGCACCTGCGTGTTGAGCTAATTTATGCCACAGCAGATGAAAGCGTGCTGCTACGCCGCTATACGGCAACACGCCGCCGCCACCCGCTGGCCCCGCACGGCAGTATCAAAGAAGGCATTGAAGAAGAAATAGCCCTGACAGCGCCGCTACGGGCTGCGGCTGATCTGGTGATTGATACAACAGACATGCCCCCGCCGGAGCTACGCCAGTTTGTAGAAAGCCGTTTCAGCCCTTGGACTGGTGGCGCGCAGGAAGGCCTGACCGTAGCGCTCATGTCTTTTGCCTACCCTGCAGGCTTGCCGCGTGAAGCTGATATTGTTTTTGATGCCCGCTTTTTGCGCAACCCACATTATGTGCCCGAACTGGCCCCCAAAACCGGGCTGGATTCTGATGTTGCGGAATATGTAGCGGAAGACCGCGATTACCTGCCGTTCCTGAACCAGATTCATGCCATGCTGCAACTGGTGCTTCCGCGCTTTGTGCGGGAAGGCAAGAAGTATGCCACCATTGCCATTGGCTGTTCCGGCGGGCGGCATCGCTCCGTAACCATTGTAGAAGCCTTGGCCAAAAGACTTTCGGCGCCTGATGGAATGGGACATTACGAGGGCGCGGGAAAATGGCCCATCATGGTTATGCACCGTGAACTGGCCCGGCAGGGCATTACCTCTTGGCGGTGGGCCAGAAAACCTGTGGAGCCTGCCCTGTCTGATTCCTCCCGCACGCTCTAA
- a CDS encoding RidA family protein produces MTQKQQADRALVKQHTPHLKHITGGFVLSGITAPHIKGLDMAEQCRAALEQGVELLAKQGHALHDVTHILCTVADAENFPSCFPVFRQFFPSISPTMTLMWLKDAPSSQPKIIFELVVQEEILEAQEEDYAF; encoded by the coding sequence ATGACGCAAAAACAACAGGCAGATCGGGCTTTGGTGAAACAGCATACACCACATCTTAAACATATAACGGGTGGATTTGTTCTTTCAGGCATAACGGCTCCGCATATCAAAGGGCTGGATATGGCTGAGCAGTGCCGGGCAGCATTGGAGCAGGGGGTAGAGCTTCTGGCCAAACAGGGGCATGCTTTGCATGATGTCACCCATATTCTCTGCACCGTTGCCGATGCTGAAAATTTTCCGTCTTGTTTTCCTGTTTTCAGGCAGTTTTTTCCTTCCATTTCCCCAACCATGACACTGATGTGGTTGAAGGATGCACCTTCTTCCCAGCCCAAAATCATTTTTGAGCTGGTTGTGCAGGAAGAAATTCTTGAGGCGCAGGAAGAAGATTACGCCTTCTGA